In the Budorcas taxicolor isolate Tak-1 chromosome 1, Takin1.1, whole genome shotgun sequence genome, TTCCGTGTCTCTGCTTTGGCTGTGGCCGCCTGGCTGTGGCGCGTAAGGACTTTCGCTGTGGCGCTCAGGCTCAGTCGCCATGTGGAatgtgggattctagttccccGAGGAGGGGTCAAACCCGaggcccctgcactgcaaggccgattcttaaccattggaccaccaggaagtccctcttGAGATTTTGCTCTAGCGGTCTTTACGCAAGGTTGTGTTAAGGTGCTGGTCTCTTGATTTCAAGTGTGATTCTGATTTCCTGTATTTGTGCTCCCCTCGTGGTTGCTGATTTTGATATGATAGTTGTGTGTGGGTGGTTTCCTACTATTACTTTATGTTTGCCTTTATTGTTGAGCTTTCCCAAttatgcttttcttgtttctagctttggcctctccacccccacctccgatggcgtgtgtgcgcgtgcacgcgcgtgtgtgcatgctaagttgctttggtcgtgtccagttctttgcaaccctatggactgtagcctgccaggctcccctgtccatgggattctccaggcaaggatactggagtgggttgccacgccctcctccaggggatcttcccgaccccgggatggagctctgcattggcaggtgtgttcctTACCATTTACCAtctgccccgccccccagccctgcccccagaagctcctttagcatttgttgtaaggcTAGTTTGGTGGTGTTGTATTCTCTTAccttttgctcatctgtaaagcttttgatttctctgaatctgaatgaaagccttgccgggtagagtattcttgggtGTAGGTTTATCCCTTTcgtcactttaaatatattttgccaCCCTCTTCTGGcttgcagtttctgctgaaaaatcatctGATAACTTTATGGGGATTTCCTTGTGTGTTGTTTTacttttcccttttgattttaatatttttttctttgtatttgacTTTCGTCAATTTGACTAATCTGTGTTTTAGCCTGTtccaccttgggtttatcctgtatggaactctgcacttcctggacttgagtgactgtttcctttcccattttagggacgtttttGGCTATAATCTCTTCGCatattttctcaggccctttccCTGTCTCTCTTCTGCTGGGACCCTATGATGTGGATGTTGGTGTGTTtagtgttgtcccagaggtctctgagacatttctcatttctcttcattctttttactttactctGTCCTGAGGCAGCGATTTCCAGTGTCTTTGTTCTGTGCTGTGGCAGTGATCTCCActtctctgtcttccagctcactcacgcattcttctgcctcagttattctgcgcTTGCTTTTCTCCTAGTGTATTTTTGGTTTCACTtattgtattgttcatctctCTGTTCTTTTAACCTCttctctttgttaaacatttcttgtaccCTCCTGGTCTGTAcctccattcttttcctgagattttgaatcatttttactgttactactctgaattctttctcaCGTAGATCGCCTGTCTCTGGAGGAGCTTGAATTTAAATGTGAAGGTCCTCAGACCCACCTGTCCCACTCCCTACCCCTCTCAAGGTCACTGGGTTCCCCTGAAGGAAACCGTTGTCTAGTTAGTCCACGGCCTTGGGCACTCACTGCCTCTGGGGCTTGTGGCAGTGTCTGCAGGACTGCGATGTCTTCGTGACGTGGGCAGGACTGCACTGGATGTCTGTGGTCTGAGGCCCTGGCAGTGTGGCTGTCCCAGCCTTCCAGCACTCCAGCTCCCTATCAGGGTGCTTGCTAGGAGCAGCCTTGACTGGTTAGGAGGCTTGTGAGACCCATGCCTTGGTTCCTCAAGACCAGGGGGACAGCAGCAGAATCtggatgtggggggtgggggcatccCAGCCCAGCACGCCGCTGACCTGGCCTCTCCCCACACAGCCCCGAGCACGCGGAGCCAGAGGTCCAGGTGGTGCCTGGGTCCGGCCAGATCATCTTCCTGCCCTTCACCTGCATCGGCTACACCGCCACCAACCAGGACTTCATCCAGCGCCTGAGCACGCTCATCCGGCAGGCTATTGAGCGGCAGCTCCCTGCTTGGATCGAAGCCGCCAACCAGCGAGAGGAGGGCCAGGGAGGGCAGggcgaggaagaggaggaggaggaggaggacgttGCTGAGAACCGCTACTTCGAAATGGGGCCCCCAGatgcagaggaagaggaggagggtgggccaggggaggaagatgaagaagaggaggaggaggaggcggaggaggagCGCCTGGCTCTGGAGTGGGCGCTGGGCGCAGACGAGGACTTCCTGCTGGAGCATATCCGCATCCTCAAGGTGCTCTGGTGCTTCCTGATCCACGTGCAGGGCAGCATCCGCCAGTTCGCCGCCTGCCTCGTGCTCACCGACTTCGGCATCGCCGTCTTCGAGATCCCGCACCAGGAGTCGCGGGGCAGCAGCCAGCACATCCTCTCCTCGCTGCGCTTCGTATTCTGCTTCCCGCATGGCGACCTCACCGAGTTCGGCTTCCTCATGCCGGAGCTGTGCCTGGTGCTGAAGGTGCGGCACAGCGAGAACACGCTCTTCATCATCTCAGACGCCGCCCACCTGCACGAGTTCCACGCCGACCTGCGCGCCTGCTTCGCTCCGCAGCACATGGCCATGCTGTGTAGCCCTATGCTCTACGGCAGCCACACCAGCCTGCAGGAGTTCCTGCGCCAGCTGCTCACCTTCTACAAGGTGGCGGGCGGCTGCCAGGAGCGCAGCCAGGGCTGCTTCCCCGTCTACCTGGTCTACAGCGACAAGCGCATGGTGCAGACGGCCGCCGGGGACTACTCGGGCAACATCGAGTGGGCCAGCTGCACCCTCTGCTCGGCCGTGCGGCGCTCCTGCTGCGCGCCCTCCGAGGCTGTCAAGTCTGCCGCCATCCCCTACTGGCTGCTGCTCACGCCCCAGCACCTCAACGTCATCAAGGCCGACTTCAACCCCATGCCCAACCGGGGCACCCACAACTGCCGCAACCGCAACAGCTTCAAGCTCAGCCGCGTGCCGCTCTCCACTGTGCTGCTGGACCCCACGCGCAGCTGCACCCAGCCGCGGGGCGCCTTCGCCGACGGCCACGTGCTCGAGCTGCTCGTGGGCTACCGCTTCGTCACCGCCATCTTCGTGCTGCCCCACGAGAAGTTCCACTTCCTGCGTATCTACAACCAGCTGCGGGCCTCGCTGCAGGATCTGAAGACCGTGGTCATCGCCAAGACCCCTGCAACGGGGACCGGGCCTCAGAGCCCCGTCGTGGATGGCCAGCCTGCCGAGGGCAGGGCCAGGTGAGACTGAGTGCGGGCTGCTGGGGGCCAGGGAGCAGGGGGCTGGCTGAGACCACCCGGCTCACCACACCCAAGCCTCTCACCCCCATCAGCACTGCCCTTGGCTCCCTCGGCTTTGGTGCTGGGCTGCTTCTTATGTCCCAGGCTTCAGAAGAGGCCCTTCTCTGCGGAAGGACACTGGGCCTCGGCCCAGTTCTCTGCCACTTAGAGCCCTGCGTTGCTGGGCATCCAGGCTTCTGCTCCCACCTTGCCTGGCCCTCCCCGCTGGGCCCAAGCATGGCCTCTAGACATCACCCATGTACCCTTGCCCCTGGGCTCCCAGTCCCATGGTTGGCTTTCCGAGCTGGGCTGGGGGAGCTGCTGCTGGCACGGCCTGCCTCTGACCCCCAGCTTCAAGCCTTACCCTTTGGTGAGCCATACACTCCTTCCTTCTTAGGAGGACCTGGGTTGCTCAGGGGCCCACTCTGTGTAATTTTGTGAATCCCAGACTTGTTGGCTGAGAGCAGCAAGGTCTGAGTGTGTAAGCGGGGTGGTCTGTCCATGCAGAGCTCCTGCTCTTCCGGGGGAGACTGAGGCGCAGAGAGGAGGAACCCGCAGCCCTGTGCTTGTCTTCCTCacttttccctccttcccctgctcctgctgctgggcCTGGCTCCCCTCGGAGCTGCCTGGGCTTGGGGTAGAGTGGCCTGTGAGGGGAACTGTGTGCACACTCGTGGTTCATGCCTGCCTTGGGCTCACGAGGGTCCCTGTGCCCTTCAGGGTGCCCCTTTCTCCTGTGGCTCCCCCAGCTTCATGTATGATGGGGCTTCCCCAGCCGGACAAGAAAGCCCTTCGTTTGTTCCTGGTGGACATTGGAGACCCTATCCTCACCCCAGCATTTCAGAGGCCCTGCCTTTTCCCTCCAGCCCAACCCCTCAACGGATGCTCCCAAAGGACATCCATCCTCTTCCTGGCTGAATCAGGGGCCCCTCATGCCCAGCTCAAGTCCTGTGCCGTCTGTAGAGACCCCTCATTCCTCTAGGTGCTGGGGAGCCACTTGTGCCAGAGGCGGCCTCGCAAggctgtctctctgtctccctgcccCCGTGATGGGGCTTCAGATGGTGACACCTTGTCTCTGTTTCCCTGCCACCCCCAAACCTGGCTGGACCTTGCCCACAGAGGGGACTGCATACAGAAAGCAGGCGCCCTGCTTCATCCCACCAGACGCGTGTCTGCCCCAGGCCAACAGGAGGAGAGCCTGGGAAGCTTGGGGGGATTTGGCCCTGTGCAAGATCAGGGCCCCAGGGACCTCTCTCAACAGACAGCTGTTCGATTGAGAGGACGGTATCCGGGACTCCCCACTGACACGAGCCTGGGCTTGTGGGTGTGTAGGCTGGTTGCTCTCAACAGACAGCTGTTCGATTGAGAGGACGGTATCCGGGACTCCCCACTGACACGAGCCTGGGCTTGTGGGTGTGTAGGCTGGTTGTGGGGGGCTCCCAACATGGACAAGGATTCTTTCTGAGCATTGTTGGACCTGGTGCTTAGAACAGTCGAGGGAAAATCCAGTGTGGCCACATGCAGTGGTGGCCAAGGGGGGTGAGATCCTGGGACACCTGAGGAGGCCTCAAAGGCAGACTGAGGAAAGGTTGAGTTTTTGTTTCTCAACTCCACGTGCCCCAGGGTCCCAGCCCTGGGTACCCCAGTCCGCACTCTGGACTCTGGAGTGGCATCAGTGATACTTTTACCACCTCTTCAGAATGATTTCTCAGCCCATGGGTCACATCTGTCTGTCTCAGCCTTGATCcgtcttcccctctccctcccgtCTTCCCATCTCCCTCGCAAGAGAAGGGGCCTGGGCACCTTTCCCTTTGCTCTCACCATGAGGAACCGAGATGAAGTCCCCAGACGACTCCAGAGGTGGTGTGTGGTGCGTGTAGTCCCCACATGCTGAGGTTTCACGTGGGCTAGGAGTCTGCATTTGGGGCCCACATGTTAATACAGTGTTTCTCGGGGGAATCGGGATATGTAGCAGTGACCAGAATCTCCAAGAAGCTCCAGCAGAGACTGCAGCCGCAGCCCTGGTGGAGGTCCCAGCTCTCACTCCAGGAGAGGCCTCAGCCCCAAGCCCAGCAAAGACCCCAGCTCCAGCGGAGGCCTCAGTGCCAGCTCTGGTTCCAGTGGAGGTCCCTGCGGAGGCCGAGGCCTCACCAGAGGCCTCAGCCTCAGTGGAGGCCCTGGCCCAAGCAGAGGCCCCTGCACAGTACCCAAGTGAGTCCCTGATCCGGTCCACGTCGGAGGACAATCAGATCCCGTCACACCTGCCCGCCTGCCCGTCTCTCCGGCACATCGCCAGCTTGCGTGGACGGGCCGTGGTCGAGTTCTTCCACAGCAGCATTGCTGAGGTAGGGCTGGCACACCCATGGAGGAAGGTGGCTCTGCCTTGGGCTCAGCCTCCTCAATGCTGGCTTTTCCCCGAGCTTCAACTCTTCACGGTTTTGAGGACCTGAGTAGGGAGTACCTGGCCAATTGTTCCCTCCATCACTGCCTCCCGCTGTGGCCATTCCTAGCCTTGGTCCCTGGGCAGACCCCCTGCAGACTGTCTCCCGCTCCCCGACGTGGTAAAGCCCCATGCCACCCCCGGAGCAGCAGGTCACCGGCCGGTGGGGCTGGCGTGAGCCCCCTTCCCAGAAGCCTGGGGGAGGAGCTGCACACCCTGGTCATGGGCTGTCCTGCAGCCCAAACTGGCCCCTCTGTGTCCAGGTGGAAAACGAGGAGCTGCGGCACCTCCTGTGGTCGTCGGTGGTGTTCTACCAGACGCCAGGGCTGGAGGTGACAGCCTGCGTGCTGCTCTCTACCAAGGCCGTGTACTTCGTGCTGCACGACGGCCTCCGCCGCTACTTCTCAGAGCCGCTGCAGGGTGGGCACTGGGGCTCGCGGGGACGGGAGGGCTTCTGTCTCTGGACCCCCGTGTGACCTGAGGAAGTAGCTGTTTGGCTGCACAGGGCTGAGACTGTCTTCTCGGAGGAAGGGGGGGTGATGTCAGCACTATCCTCCTGGAGCTGGCACAAGGGATGTGAGGCCAGGCAATGAACGCACCCAGCCAGGCCTGTGAGGACCTGGGCAGCCTCTGCCCCTTGGGGCCTCGGTGGGTTCCTCAGCCAATGGGCTGTCCTAGGACTCCTGGTGTATCCAGCACACCAGGCACGGCTCAGACTGTAGGACACATTTCCCATGAGGTCTTGTGTGTCCAGAGGTGGTGGTGGCTCCTCGGCGGGCCAGGCCATCACGGGGACCCTTTCCTGCTCCAGGCAGCTGTgtccctgggagccttgtgctcccccaGCGCGGCTGCCACCACATTtggtccctttctccctctcacaGATTTCTGGCATCAGAAAAACACCGACTACAACAACAGCCCCTTCCACATCTCTCAGTGCTTTGTTTTGAAACTTAGCGACCTGCAGGTAGTCAACGTTGGGCTTTTCGACCAGTATTTCCGGCTAACGGGTGAGTGCCCACTCTGCTTTGTCCTATTTTGGGTGAAGGCCAGTGTCCCCAGCGGGCTTCCACCTTCATACGCGGATGCATTATTGCAGGCAGAGTTATCTGTCTGCTCACAGGCCAGTTCACCCGAGCGGGAGGAAGCCGCTTCAGGAACTGCTGAGAGAGCAGGACTCACCCCCAGGACTTTGAGCGGGAGGCCAGGGACCGAGGCGGCAAAGTGCTGGGCGGGCGGGCAGAGTGGGCCCTGGGCTCCCGGGCAGGATGTGTCTGACTCATACTTCCTGAAGAGAGAAAGCTAAGCTCTTTCCCTAATGCCTCTGTATCCCCTTCCAGAAAAATGTCACAGCCCTTCCGGCCTGAGAAGCGGCCGTCTCCCTGGGCCCCATGATGCGCCCCCTGTGTGTGTTCCTGGCCCCGGCTCTGTGGTTCTCAGGTCCAGCCTGACCTGCTGGAGACTAGAGAAGATGCAAGgacggggccggggccggggccgcggCGGCCTGCGGTCATGCCTGTCCCCTTCTCTCGCAGGCTCCTGCCCGGCGCAGGTGGTTACCTGCTTGACACGGGACAGCTACCTGACACACTGCTTCCTCCAGCACCTCATGGCTGTGCTCTCCTTGCTGGAACGCACACCCTCACCTGAGCCTGTGGACAGAGACTTCTATTCTGAGTTTGGAAACAAGACCACAGGTACCCCCGCCCAGCTCAAGTCTCCTGGCCAACCCTGAGGGCTGTGGCAGGCCCCAGGACAGCGTCTCCATGCCACAGCAGCCCTCCGCTTCTAGCTCTCTTCTCTTGCTTAGTCAGCTAGAGTTACCCATGGCTTTTTTTCTGGCTCTCGTGGATCTGTgttgctgtgcgcaggctttcCCTGGTTGTGAGcagaggctcctctctgtcctggTGCGCGGGCTGCCCGTGCCGCGGCTCCTCTTGCTGCGCAGCGTGGGTGCCTGTTGCGTGGGCTTCCGTAGTGGAgtgtgtgtgggctcagtgatcgtggctcgtgggctctagagcacaggctctgtagcCATGGGCCCaggctccacggcatgtggaatcaatcttcctgaaccagaggtcgaaccagtgtcccttgcattattGCAAAGTGGttcctaaaccactggaccactgaggaagccctgcATGGACTTTTCCACGGCAGAGTCTCTGTCCCGGCAAACCCACAGCCGTCCAGCAGGTGCATTTCGTGCCTGCCCTGCTCTGTGCTGCTGGCCTGAGGGTCTCAGGCTGAGCggggggttggggcgggggggctTGGATCACTCTCTGTCACTTCTGACGGTCACGTGACTCATGCTGCTGTCTCTGAGGGGCTTGGGGCTGCTGGTAAGCCCAGCACCACCACAGGCCAGTTCCAGCCTGCAGCCCTGGTGGCGTCTCTCTCTTCAGGGAAGATGGAGAACTATGAGCTGATCCACTCGAGCCGCGTCAAGTTCACCTACCCCAGCGAGGAGGAGGTCGGAGACCTGACGTTCACTGTGGCCCAGAAGATGGCTGCCCCGGAGAAGGCGCCAGCCCTCAGCATCCTGCTGTGCGTGCAGGCCTTCCAGGTGGGCTCGCCGCAGCCAGGGCGCTACAGGGGCTTGCTGCGCCCCAAAACGCTCCTGCTCACCAGCGCCGAGATCTTCCTCCTGGACGAGGACTTTGTCCACTACCCGCTGCCCGAGTTCGCCAAGGAGCCGCCGCAGAGGGACCGGTACCGGCTGGACGATGGGCGCCGCGTCCGGGACCTGGACCGCGTGCTCATGGGCTACCAGACATACCCACAGGCCCTCACCCTGGTCTTCGATGACGTGCAGGGCCACGACCTCATGGGCAGCGTCACCCTGGACCACTTCGGGGCGGTGCCGGGTGGCCCGGCCAGAGGCAGCCAGGGCCGTGAGGTCCAGTGGCAGGTGTTTGTCCCCAGCGCTGAGAGCCGAGAGAGGCTCATCTCGCTGTTGGCCCGCCAGTGGGAGGCCCTGTGCGGCCGGGAGCTGCCCGTGGAGCTCACCGGCTAGGCTTGCCTGGGTGACAGCCGGCCCTTGCTGCCCGCCGTGCCTGGCCTGGTGTTCCCCCAGGGCCGGGAAGCAGGCATCTTCGCTGTTTTTAAACTGTGCTCTCTCACGGTACCTTCTTTTGACCGTCCTCCCAGAGAGTGTGGATACCTGCGTTCAGCCGGTTCTTCCTGGCCTCGGGAGTGGAGGCGCTGGCTCCACGGGCTGCCGGCCCCCCGCAGACCTGTCGCCCGCCCCTTGTGCCGCGTGGCCGGGCCCACCAGTGTCGTGTCTTCTGTCGTGAGACTGCTGTTAATCTGTGGCACCGTGGGTCTGCTTTGTTCTTCTGTGCGTCCTCGCCTGAGATGTCAAGTGCAGTCTCGTTGCTGTTGCTGTCGTTGTGGACATCTGCTGCTAATTCCGAAGCCGGCAGTGAAATGCACATTGCAAGCTCCCACCCCACACAGTTTTCCAGAGGGGAGGCCCTTCCTGGTCCAGACTAGTGGGAGAGCCCCTGGCAGGAGGCTGCCAGGCcttgggctgggggctgggggctgggggcaggggaccTGGAGCTGCCAGCACTGAGTGTGAGTCCTGTCGCCTGTTTTCTCTATTCCAGTAAAGCCAAGTTTGACACAGTCTGGGTCTTTTATTTCAAGGGCCGCTGGGGTCCCAGCAGGGCGTTGGTGCAGGGCATGGTTGGCCTGAGGGAGAGAAGGTGCTTTAGGGACATAAGAAGGTGAGCTACTGGGGGAACGGAGCAGGGAGGAGGCTGCAAAGGACCAAAGGGAGCGGCTCTCCCGGGCCGGGTACTGGATGGGTTTCCGAGGAGCCTGGGATGGGAGGTAGAAGGGGCTCTTTGGACAGGGCCCTGCTAGACTGTGGCTAAACCAGGAGCCTCAGGGCAAAACTCCTTAGGAGTCCCTGGTACCCTGGCTGCTGCCCTGCCCCCTCAGGTCTGGAATGTCACCCCCAGCCTGCTGTGAGGGTCAGGCCTGGAGTCCGGGACAGCTCTTTGTGGGGTCTAGGGGTCTCACCAAGATGGCCTGCAGAGGAGGTAGCCTCAGGGTTGGATAGCGGGGAGGAGGGCCCCGTGCTGTCCGTGTGGGCTCCTCTCCTGAGAGAGGGTTTGCTTCAGGGAGCCCTGCCGAGGTAGGATGTGAGGTTTCTTTGGGAGCCAGCCCCTGGGCCCCATCCTTCCACaacctgttcctgccctgcagcagGGCCCCCAAGGCCTGCTTGCCTCTCCCTCATCCTGGCCCCATCAGGAGCCTTGGGTCCTAAGGTGGTAGGACCGTTCGGGACGAGCAGCGCTGGGCGGTGGAGGACCGGTCAGCCTGGCTCCCAGGCCTGCCTCTCCTCGGCTTTTCCTGGTGCAGCAGAGTGGGGAATCCTCGCCTGGAGGGCCCAGGACTCAGGAAGGCTCTGGCGGATGGGGGCAGCCACCAAGGCGAGGGTCTCCCCCTTCACCTCCCCTCAGCCAGATGTCGAAGATGAGCCCCGTAGCCTCTCAGCTGGTACAGGGGGGGTCAGTGCCAAGGCTCCTCCGTTGGTCTTCATTGGTTACATCGTCCATAAATGGAGAGTTATAGTCATAGAGGCAGGGCCCGCCACGCGTACGCCTGGACTGCTGTTCGCAGACCCCGCAGCCCAGCAGGTAAGTGCAGACCCCAGCCTGGGTCCATGAGGACGGGACCTGGCCGGGGTCATCTGCAGTGTAGTGGGGGGCAGGGTACCCCACAAGCCGCAGAGCTGGGATTGGATCCTTCCACTGGTTAGCTGAGCGATCTTGGACGAAATTGCCTACCCCTTTGAGCCTCCATTCCCCCACCAGTATCAGCATAGTAAGAGTAAcgtctcattcattcatcccaccAATCTGAACGGAGTCTGTGTGTGAATCAGCCAGACTCCATCCCTGCTCTCCCATGGCTGACCTTCCAGCAGGGGAcggaaaataaataaactggtatTTGCTGGTGGCCAGTGCTAGAAGGAGGTGCAGGCTGGAGACCTCTGACCCGAGACAACTTTGTGGTGAGTCTTGTGAGGATCTGGGGGGTAATGGCAGTGCCAAGGGAGCTTACTCTATGCTTGACCGAGTGTTGATAGGAAACCCTGTGGTGGGGCAGAGCAGACGGGGCAGGCAGCAGGCCAGAGAGGCCGGCCTGGTGTGGAGCGGTGCAGGGGGAAGCCTCAGGACTGAGTGGAGACTGGACTGGGGCAAGAGGGCTCCTGGCAGTGGGGGTGCCCCTTGGGAGAGGGCATGTGGCGGGGATGGGGGCCCGGGGGTGGTGGAGGTGGAGTGGGGCAAGCTCAGTCGAAGGTGAGCAAGTGAAGCTGGGCAGGTGACAGGGAACAGCCTCCGCTTAGCACAGAGGCCACGAGGTGCCCTGAGCAGCTGGACAGATGGAGGCAGCCAGCCCCAATTTTGAGGCTGCCCTCTCCCCGACCCTCCAGAACCCCCTCCCGAGCCTCTGAATGAAACATTCTGGGCTTGTAGGTGCTTGGGGTAGGGAGTTGTCTGCATCTGCCCCTGAATGGACTTCGCCAACTCTGATACACCCCAGGCTTGTGGCTAATGGTGGGCTTGGAGGCTGTGATGCCAGGAGGAGGGTCCCGGGCCAGGAAGCCCCAAGTAGGGCCCAGGCATCCATGCAGGGGTCAGTGGCCAGCACCTTCCCTTCCGCCTGCAGGCTGCTGATATGCAGGAGGAAATCCTGGCGGGTTCCTGTGGGGGGGAGCTGGCGGGGCCTCCCGGCTGCTTTTAAAGCGCCTGCCCGCCCCGTCCTGCCTGCTAGCGAAGTGCCTGCCTCCTAGAGCTCGTTCCCCACACCGCTGCCCTGATTCTGTTCCGGACAACGTGCCCGCCAGCCGCCACTGGCCATGGCAGGGCCCCGTGGCCACCTCCTGCTCTGCTTCCTGGCTCTCTGCTTGGCTGGCCCCAGCTTCTTTGGGGAGCAGAAGGTGAGTATGAGCTGGTCATCGGGGGGTGTGATATCTAGGCTCTCCTGGCCACGGTGGGAGCAGAGAGGGTGTGCTCATGGAGTAGGCACGGGGCTGGTGACACAGGGCAGCTGCTGCTTGTCTGACCTTCTCTGAGCCGGACGGAGGGCTGGGCTCTTGTGCCCACTTCCCCAGGCTGAGGtctgtgttttcactgctttGGGGTTGCCTGTCTCTGGCTAGCCAGCCAGGTGGTGTGGGCAGctctcccagggcttcccagccTGAGGGTTGGGGGTATGGAGCCAGGCCCATCCCCCTGTCTGGAACGAGGCCTGGTTTCTCTCTGGCCCTGGCTTGAGGGTGGGAGATGTGATCACCCCCAACCTTGCGGAGCTGACAGACTGAGAGGCTCACGTGGGCTGTGTGTAGGCGTGCtgggtgtgtgcacatgtgtgtgtgcctgtgtcctGCCCTAAGAGTGCCCAGAGGCATAGTGAGGTCTATTCACACCCAGTCCTCCTGGGCAAACAGCACCCACCCATCACACCCTCACATCTAAGAGCTGCTCTTTGCCAAGTACACAGCCCTGGGCACAGGGACGTCATGCCTTTGAATCTTCCCAGTCCCCGAGCAGTGGGCCCTGTTCTCTGCCTGAAGCAGCCAACCCAGGGATTATAGAGACAGGTTAGTCCTGCTCCGGAGCCACGCCCTGTGAGTCCCGATCCGCCACGAGGAAGGAGCTGACAGGGTCCGAGGGCACGGCTGTCGGGTTCGCGTGCACAAGCCCCCTTCGGACTGCCTATCTGCAGGTCCGCCCAGCCCCACTGTGGGGACGTTATCCCGACTGGAGTTTCTGTAAGAGCTCCCTACCCTAGGCGTGGTGACAGTCCTCGAATCACTGACAGTCAGACTGAGCTCCCAAGAGGCCAAGGACTTACCCAAGGCCCCACTGCCAGGCAGGACCAGCTGGGGACCCAGGCCCCATGCCGGCACGGGGTCACTCATTTGGCTGGGGTCCCTCAGaggaggggcggggagaggggccTCCCCAGCTTCAGGGCCAGGTCAGGGCTGGGGACGGGCAGATCTGAGGCTGAAAAGGTTAGGGAGATGGTGGCGGAGCCAGGGTTTCAGGCCCTGCTGAGCCCTGCAGGT is a window encoding:
- the NISCH gene encoding nischarin isoform X1; translated protein: MAAAARSFGPEREAEPAKTARVVGSELVDTYTVYIIQITDGSHEWTVKHRYSDFHDLHEKLVAEKKIDRSLLPPKKIIGKNSRSLVEKREKDLEIYLQTLLATFPDVAPRVLAHFLHFHFYEINGITAALAEELFEKGEQLLGAGEVFAIGPLQLYAVTEQLQQGKPTCASGDAKTDLGHILDFTCRLKYLKVSGTEGPFGTSNIQEQLLPFDLSIFKSLHQVEISHCDARRIRGLVASKPTLATMSVRFSATSMKEVLVPEASEFDEWEPAGAATEGPVTAVIPTWQALTALDLSHNSISEIDDSVKLIPKIEFLDLSHNGVLVMNNLQHLYNLVHVDLSYNKLSSLEGVHTKLGNIKTLNLAGNLLRNLSGLHKLYSLVNLDLSDNRIEQMEEVRSIGSLPCLEHVALLNNPLSIIPDYRTKVLAQFGERASEVCLDNTVTTEKELDTVEVLKAIQKAKEVKSKLSNSERKVSEDARLSAAPCVRPNSSPPSAAPTSASLPQPILSNQGIMFVQEEALASSLSSTDSLTPEDRSIVGGCSDSLESIPAGQAPSDDLRDVPGAVGGVSPEHAEPEVQVVPGSGQIIFLPFTCIGYTATNQDFIQRLSTLIRQAIERQLPAWIEAANQREEGQGGQGEEEEEEEEDVAENRYFEMGPPDAEEEEEGGPGEEDEEEEEEEAEEERLALEWALGADEDFLLEHIRILKVLWCFLIHVQGSIRQFAACLVLTDFGIAVFEIPHQESRGSSQHILSSLRFVFCFPHGDLTEFGFLMPELCLVLKVRHSENTLFIISDAAHLHEFHADLRACFAPQHMAMLCSPMLYGSHTSLQEFLRQLLTFYKVAGGCQERSQGCFPVYLVYSDKRMVQTAAGDYSGNIEWASCTLCSAVRRSCCAPSEAVKSAAIPYWLLLTPQHLNVIKADFNPMPNRGTHNCRNRNSFKLSRVPLSTVLLDPTRSCTQPRGAFADGHVLELLVGYRFVTAIFVLPHEKFHFLRIYNQLRASLQDLKTVVIAKTPATGTGPQSPVVDGQPAEGRASSDQNLQEAPAETAAAALVEVPALTPGEASAPSPAKTPAPAEASVPALVPVEVPAEAEASPEASASVEALAQAEAPAQYPSESLIRSTSEDNQIPSHLPACPSLRHIASLRGRAVVEFFHSSIAEVENEELRHLLWSSVVFYQTPGLEVTACVLLSTKAVYFVLHDGLRRYFSEPLQDFWHQKNTDYNNSPFHISQCFVLKLSDLQVVNVGLFDQYFRLTGSCPAQVVTCLTRDSYLTHCFLQHLMAVLSLLERTPSPEPVDRDFYSEFGNKTTGKMENYELIHSSRVKFTYPSEEEVGDLTFTVAQKMAAPEKAPALSILLCVQAFQVGSPQPGRYRGLLRPKTLLLTSAEIFLLDEDFVHYPLPEFAKEPPQRDRYRLDDGRRVRDLDRVLMGYQTYPQALTLVFDDVQGHDLMGSVTLDHFGAVPGGPARGSQGREVQWQVFVPSAESRERLISLLARQWEALCGRELPVELTG
- the NISCH gene encoding nischarin isoform X2 — encoded protein: MAAAARSFGPEREAEPAKTARVVGSELVDTYTVYIIQITDGSHEWTVKHRYSDFHDLHEKLVAEKKIDRSLLPPKKIIGKNSRSLVEKREKDLEIYLQTLLATFPDVAPRVLAHFLHFHFYEINGITAALAEELFEKGEQLLGAGEVFAIGPLQLYAVTEQLQQGKPTCASGDAKTDLGHILDFTCRLKYLKVSGTEGPFGTSNIQEQLLPFDLSIFKSLHQVEISHCDARRIRGLVASKPTLATMSVRFSATSMKEVLVPEASEFDEWEPAGAATEGPVTAVIPTWQALTALDLSHNSISEIDDSVKLIPKIEFLDLSHNGVLVMNNLQHLYNLVHVDLSYNKLSSLEGVHTKLGNIKTLNLAGNLLRNLSGLHKLYSLVNLDLSDNRIEQMEEVRSIGSLPCLEHVALLNNPLSIIPDYRTKVLAQFGERASEVCLDNTVTTEKELDTVEVLKAIQKAKEVSEDARLSAAPCVRPNSSPPSAAPTSASLPQPILSNQGIMFVQEEALASSLSSTDSLTPEDRSIVGGCSDSLESIPAGQAPSDDLRDVPGAVGGVSPEHAEPEVQVVPGSGQIIFLPFTCIGYTATNQDFIQRLSTLIRQAIERQLPAWIEAANQREEGQGGQGEEEEEEEEDVAENRYFEMGPPDAEEEEEGGPGEEDEEEEEEEAEEERLALEWALGADEDFLLEHIRILKVLWCFLIHVQGSIRQFAACLVLTDFGIAVFEIPHQESRGSSQHILSSLRFVFCFPHGDLTEFGFLMPELCLVLKVRHSENTLFIISDAAHLHEFHADLRACFAPQHMAMLCSPMLYGSHTSLQEFLRQLLTFYKVAGGCQERSQGCFPVYLVYSDKRMVQTAAGDYSGNIEWASCTLCSAVRRSCCAPSEAVKSAAIPYWLLLTPQHLNVIKADFNPMPNRGTHNCRNRNSFKLSRVPLSTVLLDPTRSCTQPRGAFADGHVLELLVGYRFVTAIFVLPHEKFHFLRIYNQLRASLQDLKTVVIAKTPATGTGPQSPVVDGQPAEGRASSDQNLQEAPAETAAAALVEVPALTPGEASAPSPAKTPAPAEASVPALVPVEVPAEAEASPEASASVEALAQAEAPAQYPSESLIRSTSEDNQIPSHLPACPSLRHIASLRGRAVVEFFHSSIAEVENEELRHLLWSSVVFYQTPGLEVTACVLLSTKAVYFVLHDGLRRYFSEPLQDFWHQKNTDYNNSPFHISQCFVLKLSDLQVVNVGLFDQYFRLTGSCPAQVVTCLTRDSYLTHCFLQHLMAVLSLLERTPSPEPVDRDFYSEFGNKTTGKMENYELIHSSRVKFTYPSEEEVGDLTFTVAQKMAAPEKAPALSILLCVQAFQVGSPQPGRYRGLLRPKTLLLTSAEIFLLDEDFVHYPLPEFAKEPPQRDRYRLDDGRRVRDLDRVLMGYQTYPQALTLVFDDVQGHDLMGSVTLDHFGAVPGGPARGSQGREVQWQVFVPSAESRERLISLLARQWEALCGRELPVELTG